From Anaerobacillus sp. CMMVII, one genomic window encodes:
- a CDS encoding ArsA family ATPase, whose product MRDLFSKKIIFIGGKGGVGKSTTAAAFALLCAKKGERTLLVSTDPAHNVGDIFHMKVGGKIKKVSTNLFAYEIDPEKETKKYMNSVKENLRGMIKTSLMDEVHRQIDTAAATPGADEAAIFDTISSIILEEQDHFDKIIFDTAPTGHTIRLLSLPELMGVWIDGMIERRKKINTNYSQLLNDGEPVEDPLYETLQKRRQKFANVREVLLNSQLTGFAFVLIPERLPILETEKAIELLAKYHLQVETLFLNKVLPATADGSFLEKRRTIEKQYLALIRTKFKDQNLIKIPLFEEDIANVNALDVFASWIVESSEKNIV is encoded by the coding sequence ATGAGAGACTTATTTTCAAAAAAAATTATTTTTATTGGTGGAAAAGGTGGGGTTGGAAAGTCAACGACAGCTGCAGCATTCGCATTACTTTGTGCGAAAAAAGGAGAAAGAACACTGCTTGTTTCTACAGATCCTGCCCATAATGTTGGTGATATTTTTCATATGAAGGTTGGTGGGAAAATTAAGAAAGTATCTACCAACTTATTCGCTTACGAAATTGACCCAGAAAAAGAAACGAAAAAATACATGAATAGCGTGAAAGAAAACTTAAGAGGAATGATTAAAACAAGTTTAATGGACGAGGTTCACCGCCAAATTGATACCGCTGCCGCTACACCAGGCGCTGACGAAGCGGCAATATTTGATACGATTTCATCGATAATCCTTGAGGAGCAAGACCATTTTGATAAAATTATCTTTGACACCGCCCCGACAGGACATACCATTCGTTTGCTATCTTTGCCAGAACTAATGGGAGTTTGGATTGATGGCATGATTGAACGTCGCAAAAAAATCAATACGAACTATAGCCAACTCTTAAACGACGGCGAACCGGTGGAAGACCCGTTGTATGAAACATTACAAAAAAGGCGACAAAAGTTTGCGAATGTTCGTGAAGTATTACTTAATAGTCAATTAACAGGCTTTGCTTTTGTACTCATTCCCGAGCGTCTTCCTATTTTAGAAACTGAAAAAGCAATTGAACTTTTAGCTAAATACCATTTACAAGTTGAGACACTATTTTTAAACAAAGTACTGCCAGCAACCGCTGATGGTAGTTTTCTAGAAAAGCGAAGAACGATTGAAAAACAATACTTGGCGTTAATCCGAACGAAATTTAAAGACCAAAACTTAATAAAAATCCCGTTATTTGAAGAAGACATAGCAAATGTAAATGCCTTAGATGTGTTTGCAAGTTGGATTGTTGAATCGTCAGAAAAAAATATCGTTTGA
- a CDS encoding ABC transporter ATP-binding protein yields MEPLLEVKNLEVSFHTYAGEIQAVRGVSFTVKRGEAVAIVGESGCGKSVTAKTIMKLLPDPPAKIKNGSILFNGEELTSKTDREMQRIRGNEIGMIFQDPMTSLNPTTKVGHQIAEGLIRHKKLSRSLAFSQAIEMLHLVGIPNPEKRANQYPHEFSGGMRQRAMIAIALACQPKLLIADEPTTALDVTIQAQILELMKSLQAKLNTSIILITHDLGVVAETCEKVVVMYAGQVVETGTIEDIFSSPKHPYTKGLLKSIPRLDMDRKKALDPIHGSPPDLLDPPRGCAFYPRCEHAMKVCNEFRPQLEQIDGKQQASCWLYHPMAKSIASKGE; encoded by the coding sequence ATGGAGCCATTGCTTGAAGTCAAAAACTTAGAAGTTTCCTTTCATACGTATGCAGGTGAAATACAAGCGGTAAGAGGGGTAAGTTTTACAGTAAAGCGAGGGGAAGCTGTAGCGATTGTTGGGGAGTCAGGATGTGGGAAAAGTGTCACGGCAAAAACAATTATGAAACTACTTCCTGACCCACCTGCTAAAATAAAAAATGGTAGTATTTTATTTAATGGTGAGGAACTAACGTCAAAAACAGATAGAGAGATGCAACGAATTCGTGGAAACGAAATCGGTATGATTTTCCAAGATCCTATGACCTCCTTAAACCCGACGACGAAGGTTGGACACCAAATTGCTGAAGGTCTCATACGCCATAAAAAATTATCTAGATCACTAGCGTTTTCACAGGCAATCGAAATGTTACATCTAGTCGGCATTCCTAACCCTGAAAAACGAGCCAACCAGTATCCCCATGAATTTTCAGGTGGAATGCGTCAGCGAGCGATGATTGCGATTGCTCTTGCCTGTCAACCGAAATTATTGATTGCTGATGAACCAACAACAGCATTAGATGTCACAATACAGGCACAAATTCTTGAGTTAATGAAGAGCTTACAAGCAAAATTGAATACATCGATTATCTTAATCACCCATGACTTAGGGGTTGTTGCTGAAACCTGTGAAAAGGTAGTTGTGATGTACGCCGGCCAGGTAGTGGAAACAGGTACGATTGAGGATATATTTTCTTCACCAAAACATCCTTATACTAAAGGATTATTAAAATCAATTCCCCGTCTTGATATGGATCGGAAAAAAGCACTTGATCCCATTCACGGTTCTCCCCCTGACTTATTAGATCCTCCTCGTGGGTGTGCTTTTTATCCGCGGTGTGAACATGCAATGAAAGTCTGTAATGAATTCCGGCCCCAACTAGAACAAATTGATGGAAAGCAACAGGCATCGTGCTGGCTATACCACCCAATGGCTAAGTCGATAGCTTCTAAGGGAGAATAG
- a CDS encoding peptide ABC transporter substrate-binding protein — MKTKRLLLFSLLLALVLLFTGCFSQEKETTDKPEPGNTTTDPKDSTDGKKDDEKAEKKVLKLNNVSNPGSLHPQLAQGTHESWVLEHSFEGLTKKTPEGKIVAGMAEDWDVSEDGLTWTFTLKDHVKWSNGEAVTAGDFEYAWKFGLDPANASYYSYQLYYLAGGEEFNTAEDGADMDALRDAVGVKALDEKTLEVKLAKPTPYFLDLTSFYTYYPINQANAEAHPDWALNGDNYVSNGPFVLAEWKQKESMKIVKNENYYDKDSIKLDEVQFVMIDDENTAWQMYRTGELDLVYPLPQDVTGQLNASNDSEFRIGPDLAVYYYNLNTTVKPLNNAKVRQALAMTIDREAIVEHVSQGGQTPAYGVVPAGIPDVSGDFNENGGKLFEENAEKAKALLAEGLAEEGLTSFPNMVLTYNTSEGHKAIAEAIQEMWRKNLEVNITLENVEFQVKLDREKAGDFQISRAGWIGDYVDPMTFIDLWHSKSPFNDARFNNSEYDKLVELAQSTMDQSVRMKAMHDAHEILMEEMPVIPIYFYTKPYTLKPYVTGVFDPINSYPQFMYADITK, encoded by the coding sequence TTGAAAACAAAGCGTTTATTACTTTTTTCCCTTCTTCTTGCGTTAGTTCTTTTGTTTACAGGTTGCTTCAGTCAAGAAAAGGAAACTACTGACAAACCGGAGCCAGGAAACACAACGACAGACCCTAAGGATTCAACTGATGGTAAAAAGGATGATGAGAAAGCAGAAAAGAAAGTTCTAAAGTTGAACAACGTTTCTAATCCAGGTTCACTTCATCCACAGCTAGCGCAAGGGACGCATGAATCTTGGGTGCTTGAGCATTCCTTTGAGGGTCTTACAAAGAAAACTCCTGAAGGAAAGATTGTTGCTGGGATGGCTGAAGATTGGGACGTAAGTGAGGATGGCTTAACTTGGACATTTACATTAAAGGATCATGTTAAATGGTCCAATGGCGAAGCTGTTACAGCAGGTGATTTCGAGTATGCATGGAAATTTGGTCTTGATCCTGCCAATGCTTCTTACTACTCCTATCAGCTATACTATCTAGCTGGAGGAGAAGAATTTAATACTGCTGAAGATGGCGCGGACATGGACGCCCTTCGTGATGCTGTCGGAGTTAAGGCTTTAGACGAAAAAACTTTAGAAGTAAAGCTTGCGAAACCAACTCCATATTTCTTGGATTTAACATCATTTTATACGTATTATCCGATTAACCAAGCGAACGCAGAAGCTCATCCAGATTGGGCATTAAACGGAGATAATTACGTGTCTAACGGGCCGTTTGTCTTAGCTGAGTGGAAGCAAAAAGAAAGTATGAAAATTGTAAAGAATGAAAATTATTATGACAAAGACAGTATTAAGCTTGATGAAGTTCAGTTTGTCATGATTGATGATGAGAATACAGCTTGGCAAATGTATCGAACAGGCGAATTAGATCTGGTCTATCCACTGCCACAAGATGTAACTGGTCAATTAAATGCAAGTAACGACTCTGAATTTAGAATTGGACCTGATTTGGCCGTTTATTATTATAACTTGAATACAACGGTGAAACCTTTAAACAATGCAAAAGTCCGTCAAGCGTTAGCGATGACCATTGATCGTGAGGCGATTGTTGAACACGTTTCCCAAGGAGGTCAAACTCCTGCATATGGGGTTGTACCTGCTGGAATACCTGATGTTAGTGGGGATTTTAACGAGAATGGCGGAAAATTATTTGAAGAAAATGCAGAAAAAGCAAAAGCTTTACTAGCAGAGGGATTAGCAGAAGAAGGACTTACTAGCTTCCCGAACATGGTGCTAACGTATAATACGAGCGAAGGTCACAAAGCTATCGCTGAAGCGATTCAAGAGATGTGGCGTAAGAATCTTGAAGTAAATATTACTCTTGAGAACGTTGAGTTCCAAGTAAAGCTAGATCGTGAAAAAGCAGGGGATTTCCAAATTTCCCGAGCTGGTTGGATTGGTGACTATGTTGACCCAATGACCTTTATTGATTTATGGCACTCAAAGTCACCGTTCAATGATGCTAGATTTAACAATTCAGAATACGATAAGTTAGTTGAACTCGCTCAAAGCACGATGGATCAGTCAGTTCGCATGAAGGCAATGCATGACGCACATGAGATCTTAATGGAAGAAATGCCGGTCATTCCGATTTACTTCTATACTAAGCCTTACACACTTAAGCCTTATGTAACTGGAGTGTTTGATCCAATTAATAGCTACCCACAATTTATGTACGCTGATATTACGAAATAA
- a CDS encoding ABC transporter permease — MWKYIGKRMLWSLVTLWAIITITFILMHSIPGNPFLQESKMPPSVYENLQKHYNLDQPKIVQYGLYLKSLSSLDFGPSMKSSAMTVNDYIKQGFPVSLHLGLQALVIAVTFGLILGVIASLHRNKWPDYLSMVLAIIGISVPNFILATFLINFFAVEWGLLPVALWKGWSYTILPSIALAMMPMAYIARLMRSSMLEVMNQDYIVTARAKGLPKSVVIIKHAIRNAILPVATVLGIISANLVTGSFIIESIFGIPGMGEMFVKGIGNRDYPVILGSTIFYSFILIFLIFIVDIAYTLIDPRIKISGESK; from the coding sequence ATGTGGAAGTATATTGGCAAGAGAATGTTATGGTCGTTAGTAACCTTATGGGCGATTATTACGATTACCTTCATTTTGATGCATAGTATTCCCGGAAATCCATTTTTGCAGGAAAGCAAAATGCCACCATCGGTTTATGAAAATCTACAAAAACATTATAACCTGGATCAACCAAAGATCGTTCAATACGGTCTATATTTAAAATCGTTATCAAGCTTAGACTTTGGCCCATCGATGAAATCTTCGGCAATGACCGTTAATGATTATATAAAACAAGGTTTCCCTGTTTCCTTACACTTAGGCCTTCAAGCTTTAGTAATAGCTGTAACTTTTGGTTTGATATTAGGAGTAATCGCGTCACTACATAGAAATAAGTGGCCTGATTATCTTTCAATGGTACTCGCGATTATTGGGATTTCTGTACCAAACTTTATTCTCGCTACGTTTTTAATTAACTTTTTTGCCGTTGAATGGGGACTGCTGCCAGTAGCATTATGGAAAGGCTGGTCATATACAATCCTACCTTCCATTGCTCTTGCAATGATGCCCATGGCTTATATTGCGAGATTGATGCGCTCGAGTATGCTTGAGGTCATGAACCAGGATTACATTGTTACTGCTAGGGCGAAGGGATTGCCTAAATCCGTAGTTATTATCAAGCACGCGATTCGTAATGCAATTTTACCAGTTGCTACAGTCTTAGGGATTATCTCAGCAAATCTAGTAACTGGCAGCTTTATTATTGAGAGTATATTTGGGATCCCTGGGATGGGAGAAATGTTTGTAAAAGGTATCGGTAATCGAGATTACCCAGTCATTTTAGGTTCCACGATCTTTTATAGCTTTATACTAATCTTTTTAATTTTTATCGTGGATATTGCCTATACATTAATAGATCCTAGAATAAAAATTTCAGGGGAGAGTAAATAA
- a CDS encoding NUDIX domain-containing protein: protein MRNRGSVVIVENNSVVLIKRIRDGSVYYVFPGGTIEEGENPETGAIREAFEELGVKVSINECLGKLEFNGTQYFFMAEIIGGLLGTGKGEEYNVNRNRGIYLPMWVDIEKLSNLDVKPQEIALKVQALFKVK, encoded by the coding sequence TTGAGAAATAGAGGTTCGGTTGTCATTGTAGAAAATAATAGCGTTGTACTGATTAAACGAATTAGGGATGGTTCAGTGTATTATGTTTTCCCTGGTGGTACCATTGAAGAAGGCGAAAATCCTGAGACAGGGGCAATAAGAGAGGCTTTTGAGGAGTTAGGTGTAAAGGTTAGTATTAATGAGTGCCTAGGAAAGCTTGAGTTTAATGGTACACAATACTTTTTCATGGCCGAGATTATTGGTGGATTGTTAGGTACAGGTAAAGGTGAAGAATATAATGTAAATAGAAATAGAGGGATATATTTGCCGATGTGGGTAGATATAGAAAAGTTATCTAACCTTGATGTTAAACCACAAGAAATTGCTCTAAAAGTACAAGCCTTATTCAAGGTAAAATAG
- a CDS encoding carbon starvation protein A, whose translation MNGIGLALIGMLVFFFGYRYYSKFIAEKIYRLDPNYVTPAHQFNDGKDFVPTNKFVLWGHHFTSVAGAAPIVGPAIAVYWGWGPAFLWVILGTVFAAGVHDFGALVLSVRNKGQSVGTLAHKLIGKRAKLLFLFIILILVLMVNAVFAWVISNLFIKFPASVLPVFIQIPLAIWIGHAVYKKKGNMLLPSIVALAVMYITAVIASRVPALQIDLVSYFGGAETTVAFGLNGVAMSFFVWILILMAYVYVASTLPVWKLLQPRDYINSHQLVVGLLILYLGLFFSNPSLTAPMTTGASDVPWFPLLFITIACGAISGFHGLVSSGTSSKQLNKETDARFVGYLGAVGEGFLALIAIIAVSTYFATTGDFLATYESFAAASAGGLGAFINGAGQLATGILIPADIASTIVAVIVVSFAATTLDTSVRLMRYIIAELGSEYKIPSLTKTHVATTVAVVSSAALVLLPEGPNGFGSGGYVLWPLFGTSNQLLAGITLLLITIWLKRQGRNFLPTLIPMLFLLFMTLWAMIQQVVFGWSGYNGGSANMLLFILGSVILVFTFWIFIEAIAALSNKNKLDNFDN comes from the coding sequence TTGAATGGGATTGGTTTAGCTCTTATCGGAATGCTTGTATTCTTCTTTGGGTATCGCTATTATTCAAAATTTATCGCAGAAAAAATTTATCGACTGGATCCAAATTACGTTACACCTGCTCATCAGTTTAATGATGGAAAAGACTTTGTGCCAACGAATAAGTTTGTGTTGTGGGGTCACCACTTTACTTCGGTTGCAGGCGCAGCGCCGATTGTAGGACCAGCAATTGCCGTTTACTGGGGCTGGGGACCAGCGTTTTTATGGGTTATTTTAGGAACAGTTTTTGCAGCTGGTGTCCATGACTTTGGTGCATTGGTGCTATCTGTTCGAAACAAGGGTCAATCAGTAGGCACATTAGCGCACAAATTGATTGGCAAACGCGCTAAGCTTCTATTCTTATTCATTATTTTAATCCTTGTGTTAATGGTAAATGCGGTGTTTGCTTGGGTTATTTCAAATCTATTCATTAAATTTCCAGCGTCAGTATTACCGGTATTTATTCAAATTCCATTAGCAATTTGGATTGGTCATGCCGTATACAAAAAGAAAGGAAACATGTTACTGCCTTCGATCGTTGCTTTAGCGGTTATGTACATCACTGCGGTTATTGCTAGCCGTGTGCCAGCATTGCAAATCGATCTTGTAAGCTACTTTGGTGGTGCTGAGACAACTGTAGCCTTCGGTTTAAATGGAGTAGCAATGTCGTTCTTTGTATGGATCCTCATTTTGATGGCGTACGTGTATGTTGCATCGACATTACCTGTTTGGAAACTATTACAACCAAGAGATTATATTAACTCACACCAATTGGTTGTTGGATTACTCATTCTGTATTTAGGATTGTTTTTCTCAAATCCTTCATTAACAGCTCCAATGACAACAGGTGCTTCAGATGTACCATGGTTCCCACTTCTGTTTATCACGATTGCTTGTGGGGCGATTTCAGGTTTCCACGGCTTAGTATCTTCGGGGACTTCTTCAAAGCAATTAAATAAAGAGACGGACGCTCGCTTTGTCGGATATTTAGGTGCTGTAGGAGAAGGTTTCCTTGCGTTAATCGCTATTATCGCTGTATCTACGTATTTTGCTACGACTGGTGATTTCTTAGCAACATACGAAAGCTTTGCTGCAGCAAGTGCGGGTGGTTTAGGCGCCTTTATTAATGGTGCAGGGCAATTAGCCACAGGTATACTTATTCCAGCAGATATTGCATCGACAATTGTAGCTGTCATCGTGGTTTCGTTTGCGGCGACAACTCTAGATACATCTGTCCGTTTAATGCGTTATATCATTGCCGAACTTGGAAGCGAATACAAAATTCCGTCGCTTACAAAAACACATGTTGCAACAACGGTTGCGGTAGTTTCGAGTGCTGCGTTAGTTCTATTACCTGAAGGACCTAATGGGTTTGGTTCTGGTGGATACGTTCTATGGCCACTATTTGGAACGTCAAACCAATTATTGGCTGGGATAACTCTATTATTAATTACGATCTGGTTAAAACGGCAAGGACGTAACTTCCTACCAACTCTTATACCAATGTTGTTCCTCTTATTTATGACCTTATGGGCAATGATCCAACAAGTTGTCTTTGGTTGGTCAGGGTATAATGGTGGTAGTGCAAATATGCTACTATTTATTCTTGGATCAGTTATTTTAGTCTTTACTTTCTGGATATTTATCGAAGCAATTGCAGCTTTGAGTAATAAGAATAAGCTAGACAACTTTGATAATTAA
- the parC gene encoding DNA topoisomerase IV subunit A translates to MLSADKYLDLPLEDVIGDRFGRYSKYIIQERALPDARDGLKPVQRRILYAMHKEGNTADKPFRKSAKTVGNVIGNYHPHGDSSVYEAMVRMSQDWKLRYPLIQMHGNNGSIDGDPPAAMRYTEARISAIASEMLRDIEKETVDFIPNFDDSEEEPVVLPAMYPNLLVTGSTGISAGYATDIPPHQLGEVIDAAIMQMENPDITLSELMTVIKGPDFPTGGIIQGAEGIRNAYETGKGKVVVRCKAEIESMRGGKQQIVITEIPYEIVKANLVKKIDEIRFDKKVDGIAEVRDETDRTGLRIIIELKKDADAAGILNYLYKNTDLQITYNFNMVAIFNKRPMLLGLKQLLQAYINHQKEVITRRSSYELRKAQERHHVVEGLIRAISILDEVIETIRASKDKRNAKDNLISKFEFTEAQAEAIVTLQLYRLTNTDVTILQKESDELDKKIALLTEILNSEKKLVQVIKKDLLTIKKTFNDERRTVIEAEIEEIKINLEVLVPAEDVIVTVTKEGYVKRTSVRSFTASNGEPTGMKEGDRIIGQFETNTTDTILIFSAKGNYLFIPVHQLPDIRWKDLGQHVANIVPLERGDEILKALPIKEFSEDKFLIFFTKQGMAKRTPLLEYQAQRYSKPLMALKLKQDDIVVDVHLTDGTQDVFIATAFGYGLWFEEEEISVVGQRAAGVKGINLKPGDEVISGFTLAKEEKQHLFALTHRGAYKKMNLTEFDKTSRAKRGLIMLRELKSNPHRLLVLKKVDNHSILYLKTDKGVEDALEMAQIRPSDRYSNGSFIIDTAKDGSIIDLWEERKVIEGESKPE, encoded by the coding sequence TTGTTGTCTGCCGATAAATATTTAGACCTTCCCTTAGAAGACGTAATTGGGGATCGCTTCGGTCGCTACAGTAAATACATTATTCAAGAACGGGCCTTACCCGATGCACGAGACGGATTGAAGCCTGTTCAAAGAAGAATATTATACGCCATGCATAAAGAAGGAAATACAGCGGATAAACCGTTTCGTAAATCTGCGAAAACGGTCGGTAACGTAATCGGTAACTATCATCCACATGGTGATTCATCGGTATATGAAGCCATGGTTCGTATGAGTCAGGATTGGAAGTTACGCTACCCTTTAATCCAAATGCATGGTAACAATGGATCGATTGACGGTGATCCACCTGCAGCAATGCGTTATACAGAAGCGCGTATTTCGGCAATTGCTTCAGAAATGCTGAGAGATATCGAGAAAGAAACCGTTGATTTCATCCCGAACTTTGATGATTCTGAAGAAGAGCCGGTGGTATTACCAGCGATGTATCCGAACCTTCTTGTTACTGGTTCAACGGGTATTTCCGCAGGATATGCAACCGACATTCCACCTCACCAGCTAGGTGAAGTAATTGATGCGGCGATTATGCAAATGGAAAATCCAGATATTACCCTTTCTGAACTGATGACGGTTATAAAAGGTCCTGATTTCCCAACAGGGGGAATTATCCAGGGGGCGGAAGGTATCCGGAATGCCTATGAAACTGGTAAAGGAAAAGTTGTAGTTCGCTGTAAGGCTGAAATCGAGTCTATGCGCGGTGGGAAACAGCAAATTGTCATTACTGAAATACCTTATGAAATTGTTAAAGCAAACCTTGTAAAAAAAATAGACGAAATTCGCTTTGACAAAAAAGTTGATGGAATCGCTGAAGTTCGTGACGAAACAGATCGGACGGGTCTTAGAATTATTATCGAATTGAAAAAAGATGCCGATGCTGCTGGGATTTTAAACTATTTATATAAAAATACAGATTTACAGATAACCTATAACTTTAATATGGTTGCGATTTTTAACAAACGTCCAATGTTGCTTGGTTTAAAGCAACTATTACAAGCGTATATTAACCACCAAAAGGAAGTTATCACAAGACGATCTAGTTATGAATTAAGAAAAGCTCAGGAACGTCATCATGTTGTAGAAGGCTTGATCCGGGCCATCTCAATTTTAGACGAAGTCATTGAAACGATCAGAGCATCGAAAGATAAGCGAAATGCGAAAGATAATTTAATTAGCAAGTTTGAGTTTACAGAAGCTCAAGCAGAAGCGATTGTGACATTACAGTTATATCGTTTAACAAATACTGACGTAACAATCCTTCAAAAAGAAAGTGATGAACTAGACAAAAAGATTGCACTTTTAACTGAGATTTTAAATAGTGAGAAAAAATTAGTTCAAGTCATCAAAAAAGATTTATTAACAATTAAGAAAACATTTAATGACGAACGTCGAACTGTTATTGAAGCTGAAATCGAAGAAATTAAGATTAATCTTGAGGTATTAGTTCCAGCTGAAGATGTGATTGTCACTGTTACCAAGGAAGGCTATGTTAAGCGTACAAGTGTACGTTCGTTTACCGCCTCAAATGGAGAACCAACGGGAATGAAAGAAGGCGACCGTATTATTGGTCAATTCGAAACGAATACGACCGATACGATCCTGATTTTTTCAGCAAAAGGAAATTACCTGTTTATTCCGGTTCACCAGCTTCCAGATATTCGCTGGAAAGATCTTGGCCAACACGTAGCAAATATTGTCCCATTAGAACGTGGCGACGAAATATTAAAGGCGCTACCAATCAAAGAATTTTCGGAGGATAAATTCCTAATTTTCTTTACGAAGCAAGGTATGGCTAAACGGACACCTTTGTTAGAGTATCAAGCGCAGCGTTACTCGAAGCCACTTATGGCCTTAAAGTTAAAACAAGATGACATTGTTGTAGATGTTCATCTAACAGATGGCACTCAAGATGTGTTTATTGCAACTGCTTTTGGTTATGGTCTTTGGTTTGAAGAAGAGGAAATTAGTGTCGTCGGACAAAGAGCTGCAGGTGTTAAAGGAATTAATTTAAAACCTGGCGATGAAGTGATTAGTGGTTTTACGCTAGCAAAAGAAGAAAAACAACATCTATTTGCACTTACACATCGTGGCGCATATAAAAAGATGAATCTCACTGAATTCGATAAAACATCGAGAGCAAAACGTGGGTTAATTATGTTAAGAGAATTAAAGAGCAATCCGCATCGCTTACTTGTTTTAAAGAAAGTCGACAATCATTCGATTTTATATTTAAAAACAGATAAAGGCGTTGAAGATGCATTAGAAATGGCACAAATTAGGCCAAGTGATCGCTATAGTAATGGCTCATTTATTATCGATACAGCGAAAGATGGCTCAATCATTGATTTATGGGAAGAACGAAAAGTAATAGAGGGTGAATCAAAACCTGAGTAG
- a CDS encoding ABC transporter permease, producing MDKGTGWQLREDHFEPLEKNSSEAEKIARPSVSYWSDAWRRLKENKLAMLGLIIIIFLAVMAIIGPYLNEYTYYEQNFMEKNQRPSAQHWFGTDQAGRDLFTRAWHGARISLFIGLMAALIDFVVGVLYGGISAIRGGKTDNVLMRIAEVLYAIPYLLMVIMIMIVLERGIWPLIIAMTITGWIPMARLVRGQVLQLREFEFVQAANAMGASTWWTLRKHMIPNTMGPILVNVTLTVPSAIFAEATLSFLGLGIPAPQASWGTMASDALGSILVGNFYQLFVPAILISLTMFAFNVLGDGLRDALDPRLRN from the coding sequence ATGGATAAAGGAACAGGTTGGCAATTGCGAGAAGACCACTTTGAACCACTCGAAAAAAATAGTAGCGAAGCAGAAAAAATTGCGAGACCCAGTGTATCATATTGGTCAGACGCCTGGAGACGTTTAAAAGAAAATAAATTAGCAATGCTAGGTTTAATTATTATTATTTTCTTAGCGGTCATGGCGATTATCGGACCCTATTTAAATGAATATACGTATTATGAACAAAATTTCATGGAAAAAAATCAGCGACCGAGTGCCCAACATTGGTTCGGGACTGATCAGGCCGGAAGAGATTTATTTACTCGTGCTTGGCATGGGGCAAGAATTTCATTGTTTATTGGGCTTATGGCTGCTTTAATCGACTTTGTCGTTGGAGTTCTCTATGGTGGTATATCAGCAATACGTGGTGGAAAAACAGACAATGTATTAATGAGGATTGCTGAAGTTTTATACGCAATTCCCTATTTGTTAATGGTAATCATGATCATGATTGTTTTAGAAAGAGGAATATGGCCGTTAATTATCGCGATGACAATTACCGGATGGATCCCTATGGCCAGACTTGTGCGCGGTCAGGTTTTACAACTACGAGAATTCGAGTTTGTTCAGGCAGCTAATGCCATGGGCGCAAGTACCTGGTGGACATTACGAAAGCATATGATTCCAAATACGATGGGTCCAATCCTCGTAAATGTAACCTTAACTGTTCCTTCTGCGATTTTTGCAGAAGCAACCTTAAGTTTTCTTGGACTTGGAATACCAGCTCCACAGGCTAGCTGGGGGACAATGGCCTCGGATGCTTTAGGTAGTATATTAGTGGGTAATTTTTATCAACTGTTCGTACCAGCGATTTTGATATCGTTAACAATGTTTGCTTTTAATGTTTTAGGTGACGGGCTTCGAGATGCACTTGACCCACGTCTACGAAACTAG
- a CDS encoding cory-CC-star protein has protein sequence MEKLSLKRIFELYDEMLRVPHRAEIYRELQAEDDLFLLLVYSDMLGIPNPAFYYTLELYPYILEKFHDWHLRMGIEKSPLDGIRCC, from the coding sequence ATGGAAAAATTATCGTTAAAACGTATCTTTGAACTTTATGACGAGATGCTCCGGGTTCCGCACCGTGCTGAAATTTATCGGGAATTACAAGCAGAAGACGATTTGTTTTTGCTTCTTGTTTATTCGGACATGCTTGGTATCCCTAATCCTGCCTTTTATTACACATTAGAACTTTACCCTTATATTTTAGAAAAATTTCATGACTGGCATTTACGGATGGGGATTGAAAAATCACCTTTAGATGGAATTCGTTGCTGTTAA